The Candidatus Bathyarchaeota archaeon genomic interval AATTGTATTTTGCCTCTGGAAGCTCCAGCTGTTCGAAGAAAATTCGATCCATATTGTAGGAGTAATGCTGTCCAGTATGCAAGATAAAGTATTCTAAGCCTAAACGTTCACATTCGCGGATTATCGGAGACATCTTAATAATTTCTGGGCGAGTTCCAAGCACGATGGAAATCTTCATTCGCCAACCCCTTTCTTCTCTACCCTTCTACACTTGAAAATCACTGTTCCGCCGTCAGTATAGGGCTTTCCAGGATCAACACATTGCATATACGCAACCATTTTTTCCTTTGGCGTGGTCAGACCGAGCTTAACAGGGTCGGCGCCCTCTTCTAATGCAACAACATAATGTAGTAACGTTGATAACGCATGAACACAAACAGCATCCGGTTTCTTCCAAAACAATTTTTGGACCGTCTATAATGATCCGGTCTCCAACCTTGTGAACTGGACATTCGCCTTTAATCTCGCAAACCTCAATCTCCAACACATTTCTCGCCTCGCTTCTGTCCTACTTCCTGTTGATTTTCTGCGTTAATCTGGATATCGCATACAGCGTTACAGCCGTGAACAGGGCGAATAAACCGATAAATGTGAAGGCAATTGAAGCCAGGGCAAGATTTGTTACTATATGCCGCTCTAAAGCGTAAATCTGAAGCATCCACACTCCGAAAAATGTGCCTAAAAATAGTGAAATAATTCCAGGAACACCCAAGAAGAGTAGTGGTCTCTCCTCAACTACCAAGCGAATAAGCGACATAACCACGTCAACGCCGTGACTAACAGGGTTACGTGTACTTTTATCTAAATCCTTACTATAACTGCATGACACAGGAACTTCAACAATCTTTAAACCCTTTTTATCAGCATCAACTAGAATTTCAACACTCACGCCCATACCGTTCTCCGTTAAAGATAGTTTTTTAATGGCTTCGTGACTATAGGCTCTGAACCCGCTTTGGGCATCTTTTAAAGGACGCCTCGTGCCATTATTAACCATTTTTGTGATAAACTTAATGCCAGCACGCCTATACCACGGCATGGTATATGCTCGACACTCATCGACAAGCCTTGAACCAATAACCACATCAGCAGAACCCTCAACAATTGGCTTCACAACGTTTGGAATCTCGCATGGATCATGCTGTCCATCACCATCTAAAGTTACCAAAACATCAGCGTTAAGCTCTCTGGCTCTTCTGAAAAGGCTTTGAATTGCAGCTCCATAACCCAAATTGCGATCATGCCTAATCACTTCCGCCCCTAGCTTCTCCGCAATTTCACCAGTCATATCAGTAGAACCATCATCGCAAACAACAACTTTATCAGCAAACCTTAAAGCCTTCAAAACAACCTTAGCAATAGTCTTCTCCTCATTAAACGCTGGAATACCAACAACAACAAAAGGCCGGTCTATGTATGCCTTCACAACCCCAACATCAATATTCATATCTGAAGCCTCAACCAACAGAGAACCACCAGACCAACGTTTTTAATGTAATTTTGTTAAAGAATTTGTATCGTTGTTTTTCCGAAAATTTTGAATAACACGAATTGTAAAAGCTCTATTAGAAGACATGTATATACACGGATATTCTGCAAAAATCCTTTAAGCGTATAAAATCATCTGGAACGGTTATGCCATACCATCCAATAGGCTCGTTCCACCAGACAAAATATACGCGGCTGAAGCCAAGTTCATAAGCTTTATTCACAGCCATATTCAAATCGTTTTCAAAATGAATCAGCGTATGCGACCTGCTAAGGTAAAGCTGTCCCCAAAAAAGGAAGGCATGATGTATCAATAAACAATCGTTAGCGCCTAAATTCTTGTCTAGCCAAACCATAGCATCTGCAACACTATCTACATCCTGATATGGAACCGTCGGAGCAAAGGAAAAATACTTGTTAACAGGATTAAACGAGAAAAGTCCCACATTGACGGTGCTCATCAAAACCGGGGTAGCCAAATAAACGCATCCAAGCAAAACCGTTATACAACTCATGCCTAAAACCTTCCTAGTTGCAAAGCGCAAACCAGTGCACCATTGCCGACATTTTTTCATTCCGTTAACTGCATAAAACATGAAAGGATAAACCAGCATAAACATCCATCGATGCCAATACTGCAAAGCACAAAAAGGAAAAACTAAGCAGCCGAACGCCCCGACCGAAAGCAGAAAAGTCCAAAGGCTTAAAATCCTATTTTTAAAGAAACCCTTCCAAACAAGAAAAATGTAAGACAAATACAGCAAGCAAAACAGCATAGCCACACTTAAAGTAATATCAAAGTAAGAAGCATACATGTCAACTGAGGTTCTCACACTCAAATAATTGGTTAAGAAGAAAAATTTCCCAACACTTGCATAAACAGCATCTCCGGCGTCAATCACGTTAGTTTCAATCCTGTAACGTATTGGGAAAAACCTCAAATAAAGGCCGGCGAGAAAAACTACAAGTGTGGGTAGAAAAGCAAAAAACAACCTTCTACTTTTGGCCAAATCCTCACCTTTAAATAGGGACCATAAAATCGATCCTGAAACTAAAAAAGTCAAAGTTACAGCTGCATACTCATGGGCAAAAACTGAAAACAGAGAAAACAGCACAAAACATAGAAAGCTCCTTCTCTTATCAAGGCTTTTAATAAAAGATAGAGTGAATAATAAAAAGCCCAAGCCAAGCAGGTTTCTAAGCAAATCCCAGCTAATTCTCAATGATGCAAGTTGAACAGTGAAAAATAGTCCAGTTAGTAAACTGGTTCTGACATCCCAGTCTAGCATCTTTCTTGCAAGCCAAAATATTCCAGCAACATTTAATCCAAAAAGCAATGGGGCCAAAACCTTCAAAAGCATAAAGGGATCTCCGCCTACGACCTTGTAAAGTGAAACTGAAATAGCTGGAAAAAGCCATGAAGTCGTGAAGAAAGCTGTCCAATGGGGCCAAATCACGCCGCTTTTCATAAAAGCCGCATAATAAACTGTGTCAAAACCTATGGGATAAGGAAAGGCTAAAAGCTCAGGAACCATTCTAACAGCAAACCCAACCGAAAAGCACGTTAACATGCCGCTGACTTCTGTGAATTGAAATTTAACCGGCAAACGCACCTGTAACTATCCCTTTTTTCTCCGTCTTGACCCAAACCTGAGGTTTACGCAAAAGCATAAGTATAAGCGCATATAATGCGATGAATGATTGTAGACTCCAGTAAAAGTATATGAATGGTAGCCAAAGAAGATTAGTCAATTTTCTAGGCTTTGAAATGTAGGCTAACGCCAAACCGCAAATCATAAGCGTAAGACTTGTTCCAACGGCGGAAATATACATCAGCAACTGAAGTAAGGCATCAAGGTTGATGGCGGCAAAAGATATATAGAATGCTAAAAGGTAACAAATCAAAGAAGCTATAAGTACAAATGGACCGAGAAGGGTGAGTTCGGCATCGAGGCTTTTTTTAGTAGGCTTGGCTATCAGCCTTCCATATTTGAAGGCTACTTGCATTGTCCCCCTGAACCATCTTGTTCTCTGTTTGAAAAGTTGCCCCACTTGGGATGGTGTTTCCTGCCAAGAACACACGTCAGAGGCATACCTGATCTGGTAACTATTTTCAACAAGCCTTGCCGATAACTCCATATCCTCGGACAAAGTTTCCTCGTTAAAACCGCCCAGCTTCGCTAAAACCTCCCGTCTTATAAACTGGCAGGTTCCCTTCAGGTGGACAAACAAGCCTAAAACGTCCTTTCCCCTTAAATAAGCTTCACACCATACAACCTCCTCAATGGAAACAAGCTTTGTCAACATGTTCTCATCAGCATTTAAACTGCAAAGCTTACCTTGCACAGCTGCCACTGAAGGATCATTAAAATACGCAACAGCCTTTTTCAGCACATCACGTTCAGGGACATTATCCGCATCAAAAACTGCCACAATTTCCCCTTTTACATACTTAAAGGCAAAATTTAAAGCGGACGGCTTTCCGTTCGACATAGGCTTATGGAGGAGTTTCACCCGTTCAGGATGTCGCCTCGCGTATTCTTCACATATTTCAACGGTTTTGTCGGTAGAGCCATCCTCAACAACTAAGATTTCTATTTTATCAGTCGGATAATCTAGCTTCAATAAGGCCTTAAGAAGCCTGCCCACGACCTTCTCCTCATCCTTCACAGGAACAACTATCGAAACCTTTGGCAATTGCTCCTCAGCGAGCAACGTCTTCTCCTGCTTTCTCTTGCTTGAAAGGCGCAGATGCTTTACACCAACAGCTATGACTGGTATCTGGTAAAAAACCCAAACGTAGACGATTATTAGAACAACCACGACTACGATATAAACGGGATTCAACCTACACACCTTATAGGCATGAAACCTTCTTTTTAAGAGGCTTATAGTTAATTAGCGGTTCGCTAATGCCTCCATGCTAGGCTCTGAAATGTCTTATCCATGACTGTGAGAAACCTTATGAAACTCACGTCTTCCGCCCATTTCCGCGCTTCCTTGTTTCCCCAGCTTTCCGCGATCTTGCTTAGTTTCATAGCTAATGGCTTTCCAACCTGACCCATAAGCCATTGCAGTTGACCTGCCAAAAAAGCCTTAACTTTTACAATTATGCTAGCTAACACGTCGATGAGTCGTGGGCTTCTCGGCTGCTTGACACACTTCAAAGTCAGGTCCACGAGGGCTCGCTCAACCTTTGAAAGCCTAAACCAAACCTTCCGTCTCATAGCCTCCCGCTTAATCTTCGCCAAAACAGAATCAAATGCAGGCCCAGCAGACGGGGCAAAGTTAAGATCCGACTTCCTAGGGCTAAAGCCGCCACTACAACCGCGTCTCCACAAAGTCTTAGCAGACCTTAGAAGCTTAGCCACCTTCACAAGCCTACCTGATTTAAGGGAGGCTCCACCAGCAGACACCACAGAAAATCCGTCAATCGCGCTCTTACCCTCAAGCATTCCCAACCCTTAAACAGACCACCACTATTCA includes:
- a CDS encoding glycosyltransferase, whose protein sequence is MVEASDMNIDVGVVKAYIDRPFVVVGIPAFNEEKTIAKVVLKALRFADKVVVCDDGSTDMTGEIAEKLGAEVIRHDRNLGYGAAIQSLFRRARELNADVLVTLDGDGQHDPCEIPNVVKPIVEGSADVVIGSRLVDECRAYTMPWYRRAGIKFITKMVNNGTRRPLKDAQSGFRAYSHEAIKKLSLTENGMGVSVEILVDADKKGLKIVEVPVSCSYSKDLDKSTRNPVSHGVDVVMSLIRLVVEERPLLFLGVPGIISLFLGTFFGVWMLQIYALERHIVTNLALASIAFTFIGLFALFTAVTLYAISRLTQKINRK
- a CDS encoding glycosyltransferase family 2 protein; this translates as MNPVYIVVVVVLIIVYVWVFYQIPVIAVGVKHLRLSSKRKQEKTLLAEEQLPKVSIVVPVKDEEKVVGRLLKALLKLDYPTDKIEILVVEDGSTDKTVEICEEYARRHPERVKLLHKPMSNGKPSALNFAFKYVKGEIVAVFDADNVPERDVLKKAVAYFNDPSVAAVQGKLCSLNADENMLTKLVSIEEVVWCEAYLRGKDVLGLFVHLKGTCQFIRREVLAKLGGFNEETLSEDMELSARLVENSYQIRYASDVCSWQETPSQVGQLFKQRTRWFRGTMQVAFKYGRLIAKPTKKSLDAELTLLGPFVLIASLICYLLAFYISFAAINLDALLQLLMYISAVGTSLTLMICGLALAYISKPRKLTNLLWLPFIYFYWSLQSFIALYALILMLLRKPQVWVKTEKKGIVTGAFAG